One segment of Scleropages formosus chromosome 23, fSclFor1.1, whole genome shotgun sequence DNA contains the following:
- the LOC108930360 gene encoding type-4 ice-structuring protein-like codes for MKFSLIAALVVVLALAQASESRFLTKREAPELEQLVKNLQDMSSTFSKIAEDLVEKLKTHELTGQAQTYLEDGKAQLQPLAEKVQEHLKPLADSMQGHLKPLTDTWQTHMDELWKQIVEHTKSLTSQ; via the exons ATGAAGTTCTCTCTGATCGCCGCCCTCGTCGTCGTGCTGGCCCTGGCCCAAG CCAGCGAATCCCGCTTCCTCACGAAGAGGGAGGCCCCGGAGCTTGAGCAGCTGGTCAAGAACCTCCAGGACATGTCTTCCACGTTCTCCAAGATAGCCGAGGATCTGGTGGAGAAATTGAAGACCCACGAACTGACAGGCCAAGCCCA GACCTACCTTGAGGATGGGAAGGCCCAGCTGCAGCCCTTAGCGGAGAAGGTCCAGGAGCATCTGAAGCCCCTGGCCGACTCCATGCAGGGCCACCTCAAGCCCCTGACCGACACTTGGCAGACCCACATGGACGAACTGTGGAAACAGATTGTGGAACACACCAAATCCCTCACTTCCCAGTAG